One genomic segment of Mastomys coucha isolate ucsf_1 unplaced genomic scaffold, UCSF_Mcou_1 pScaffold22, whole genome shotgun sequence includes these proteins:
- the Nat8l gene encoding N-acetylaspartate synthetase, producing MHCGPPDMVCETKIVATEDHEALPGAKKDALLAAAGAMWPPLPAAPGPAAAPPPAAGPQPHGGTGGAGPPEGRGVCIREFRAAEQEAARRIFYDGILERIPNTAFRGLRQHPRTQLLYALLAALCFAVTRSLLLTCLVPAGLLALRYYYSRKVILAYLECALHTDMADIEQYYMKPPGSCFWVAVLDGNVVGIVAARAHEEDNTVELLRMSVDSRFRGKGIAKALGRRVLEFAMLHNYSAVVLGTTAVKVAAHKLYESLGFRHMGASDHYVLPGMTLSLAERLFFQVRYHRYRLQLREE from the exons ATGCATTGTGGGCCTCCCGACATGGTCTGCGAGACGAAGATCGTGGCTACGGAGGACCATGAGGCACTGCCGGGGGCCAAGAAGGACGCGCTGCTCGCCGCCGCCGGAGCCATGTGGCCCCCGCTGCCCGCCGCGCCCGGGCCGGCCGCCGCACCCCCACCCGCGGCAGGTCCCCAGCCCCACGGAGGCACCGGGGGCGCGGGGCCGCCGGAGGGGCGCGGCGTGTGCATCCGCGAGTTCCGCGCAGCCGAGCAGGAGGCGGCGCGCCGCATCTTCTACGACGGCATTTTGGAGCGCATCCCCAACACGGCTTTTCGCGGCCTGCGGCAGCACCCGCGCACCCAGCTGCTCTACGCCCTGCTGGCGG CCCTCTGTTTTGCTGTGACCCGCTCACTGCTGCTGACATGCCTGGTGCCGGCCGGGCTCCTGGCCCTGCGCTACTACTACAGTCGCAAGGTGATTCTGGCCTACCTGGAGTGTGCGCTGCACACGGACATGGCCGACATTGAGCAGTACTACATGAAGCCACCTG GTTCCTGTTTCTGGGTGGCTGTGCTGGACGGCAACGTTGTTGGCATCGTGGCCGCACGGGCCCATGAGGAggacaacacagtggagctgCTCCGCATGTCCGTGGACTCGCGCTTCCGCGGCAAAGGCATCGCCAAGGCTCTGGGCAGGAGGGTGTTGGAGTTTGCTATGCTGCACAACTATTCTGCAGTGGTACTGGGCACCACAGCCGTTAAGGTGGCCGCCCACAAGCTCTATGAGTCACTGGGCTTCAGACACATGGGCGCAAGTGATCACTACGTGCTGCCTGGCATGACCCTCTCGCTGGCCGAGCGCCTCTTCTTCCAGGTCCGCTACCACCGCTACCGCCTGCAGCTGCGCGAGGAGTGA